Genomic segment of Dromaius novaehollandiae isolate bDroNov1 chromosome 6, bDroNov1.hap1, whole genome shotgun sequence:
GTCTGGGGCTGATCCCCTTTAGCCCCGTCCCCCACCCATCCCTCACCTCTCCTTGCAGGGCTCTGCccaccccggcagccccccgggaccctcTACAGCTTCTCCACCTTCCTTTTGGgtcccaaactggacacagcatccagggcagctTCCCAGGTGCCAGGCAGAGGGGATAAACCATCCTTGACCCACTGGCGGCACAGCTCAACTGGCCCCACAGCCTTGTTCCTctcctgggaggcagcagggtaACAGCGAGCCAGCACAGACAACCAGGAGGGACACGGCCCAGATGCTCTCAACTCCTTCCTTGCCCTGTGCATCTGGTGAAGGAGCCAGGGGCTGCAGGAAAGGGGTGGAGGGGGATCCGGAGTGGCCCCCACAGCTTGTGGGCTGCTGCGACTCACCCAGGTCGGCGTAGTTCCTCCTGCAGAACTGCCGGCGGCCGCCGAAGCACAGGTCAAATGGCTGCTCATCCGGGCGGCGCAGCTTGTGCCCGCTCTCGATGGCGGCAAAGGCCTCCTCAGCATAGCGGTAGGTGACAAAGCCATAGTTGTCCCTGGAACCAGACAAGGAAGGAGTTCAGCAACAACACAGTGCAATTGTCACCTCTTGGCCTGTGCCAGCCATCCCCTTGAGGGATGGGAAAAGGGGCAAGAGGAGCCATCTTTGGGAAAGGGGCCACTCCATCTCCCCGCAGCTCTTACCCCTCAGAGCGGAAGTGCAGGGTGCACTCCTCGATGTCCCCAAACACGGAGAAGCGGTGCCGCAGCTCCGACCGCGTCATCCTGCTGGGGATCTTGCCGATGAACACAACTCGCCGCTCCTCCTGTGGGCAGGGATGCACAGTCCGTGTGAGCTGGGATGGGGGGACCCCCAGCGAGCTAGGCCCAAGGACTCGCTGCCTCCAAGCCCTCCTGCTGAACAGGTCCTCCTCCACAGAGCACGCTCCTCCCCATTGCCACCCATCCCACCGTGTCTCAGCCAGGCCTCCCAGCAATGCTGGCTGAAAGGCCATACCCCACGGCTCTCTGAAGCGATGGTGTGGCTAAGGAGCCCCAGCTCCCCATTCCCAGCTTCCCAGCCCCATGGCCCATGCAGCACTCACTATTGCACGTTCCTTCTGGAGGATCCTCTGCCTTTGGTAGTGGTCCTGGGCGTCGTAACTGTATCTGGCAGGGTAGAAAGCAGACACATGAGCTGCAGGGTCACAGGGGATGCTGAAGGCAGCACACCCTGCCTAGAGTCCCATCCCTGGCTCCTGTGGCCAAGCAGTGTGGGCCTAGGCTGGCATCAAAGAGCTATCCCGGGGCCTGACAGGGCCAGCACACTGGGGAGACGCACAGGGAGTAGGTCCACCCCTGCCTGGGACAGAGGAGACCAGGAGAAGGTTCAGAGAGCTCAAatccctgcaggagcccagcacaaGGCAGGGGGGCCCACACTCACCTTCTCCGCCTGTTACTCCtcctgcggggagagggggagcggGACTGGCTGCGGGACGTGGACCTAGATGAGTAGGAGGatgatgaggaggaggatgaggaccTGTCCCGGGATCTGCCACATGACCCACAGCTGGAGCGGGAGGAGGAGCTGTGGGAGCATCTTGAGTggtacctgggggaaggagagactCAGCTCAGCACCAGGCCCTCCCTGCACCACGAGGCTCCAGGGAGGAGAGAGACCTCCATTCTCCCACGACCCTGGGGTACCCAGCATCCCCACTCAGACAGGACCCACCAGGCTCCCCAGAGCAGACAGATCTATGGAAACATCTGCCTGCGTTTGACAggggcagcaacagcagcacaggTATGTTGCTTCACTTGGCTATAAACACTGCAGCCCACAGGGCCCTGGCTCACACCAGGCACAGCCTCCAAAGAGCAAGAAATAGGCCTGGGGAAACCGTCTGGCACACAGGCACAGCTAGGCAAGAACCTGAGGGGGCAGGGACTGCTGTGCTGAGCCCCACAGCCCCACTGCCTGGTCTGTGCAGCAGGACTGGGACAGCCCAGGGCCTGGCTTGAGGGCTCCCGAGCAAGGAGACATCACAACCTTGCTGGTGCGGGAGGTCTGAACGTGCAAACAGCTGTGCCAATCGCTTTGCAGACAGGTCTCAGGCAAACAGCTGTTGTGGGAGGCCCCAGGacagagcagggaaggagaatCAGTGCTTCCCATGCTTCAAAATTGACCCCTTGTGGCCTTGCTGGATACCAGAGGAGGAAGTGCAGCCTCTCCGGTATGGGGTTACGGGGAGCAGGGCCAAGCCTCTTTGGGGAGAAGCAGGCCCAGCTGCCGTGGTGAGCTCCCAAAGGGGAACACAGGGTCAGGGGTCCTGCAGGCTGAGGACAAGCAGGTGCTGGTGGGGATGAGAATAACATTGGAGCTGTCACATCCGCCCTGCACTCAAAAGCCAAGCTAACAGAGAGTGTAAGTGTGTGGCTGCACCAAGGGGCATGGGATAGAGCTTGCCTTCTGCGcccgctgcctcctgcctgcaagagctcctctggcagggccaggcAAAGCTTAAGGGCAGCAGGACTGAAACCCGTCTGTGAGCAAGCTGCACAgcctccagccagcagcagggtcCCTCTCTAAACATGCTGTCCACAGGTGATCCTCACTGTAGACCGgcccaggccctgagcccagaCAGGGGCCTGCAGGCTGGCAGTGGCATACACGCCGTTCTGGGCACGCTCCTGGGCGAGAGCAGGCCAGGGCAGTACAGCCCACAGGGGACGTTTCCCAGCACAGGTCGAGCTGCACTTGCTGGAGAACCAAACCTGATGTGGCACATCCCCCAGCTGCACATTTCTGGATCATGTGACTACATACTTGCCCTCTTCTCCTCCACACCCATCAACTACTGATGGAAGGGCCTTGATTTGACAAGTCCTTCACACCCAGCAACCAGAGGCATCTCTGGAACTGGCTGATGAAACCGGCTCCAGGAAGAGGCAGCGAGGGAGCCCTTACCAGCTCCAGTGCCTCTCACCCCAGCTGGGACAGGCTGTGCAGCGAGATGTCCCACTAGATCACCCAGATGCACAAGGACACCAAAAGAAACGTTTCCCTGAGAGACCACGCTGCCCTGCCTTGTTACACAGCTGCATTGCTAAGGAGCGTTGGGAATCCCCCGATGCCGGTCAAGCCGGCGGGGCTTTTCCCTGCTTCGCTCCAGCGCCTCCCTGCTGTGATTGCTGCTCATCTCATTTCTACACCTAGGGCTGCACCAGCCCCAGAGCACAAACACTAATAACCTGCGTTAATACCCCAGAGAATGTATCAAAAAGCCAAGCCTCCAAAACCCTGCTCGAAGACAGCTTTCCAGCACACCTGCCCAGATGTGGGGTTGTGCCAGACACCCAGCTGCCCTGGCAGAGTGTCACACCAGCTCTCCCGCTCTACATTGCTCACTGTGAGCCAAGTTTCACTTCAGAGAGACCTCACGGGAAAAAATGGTCAGGTGCTGCCACCATGAAGCAGATCTGTAAAGTGGTGTCTGGGCACCCTCCCCAAATGTTCTGATCACAACACAGCTGTGCAAGACAGCAACGCCCAAAGAGCGTGTGGACACTCTCCCACTTACCTTCTCCACCGCTTGGGTGGTGGGGAGAATGACCTCGACCGGGATCGGGAAGATGAGGATGAAGACGAAGATGAGGACTCACTAGCTCCATCTGAACTGGAGCTGAAAGAGCGGCTGGCACGGCTCCTGCCagccctccagctgccagcagaggGGCTGGGCGAGTCCCGGGGTCTCCGGTAGCAGCGCAGGGACCTCTTGGCAGCAGCATGGCTGGGCTGGGCACTGGGAGTCCGCATGTCCTGGTCCCGACAAGGGGATGCGGCTGGAGACAGGAGCACCGAGgtgggggggctgctgcccctggCGATGGCCTTGCTGGGGACGCTAGTCCGATAATCCAGGGGGGCTAGGCAGGCCTTCCCCAGGGGCTCCTGGCTGGGCCCCACGGCAGTagcgggggctgccggggtggGCTTGGGCTGGTCCAGCGTCCGTTTGGTTAAGGAGGAGATGGGTTTGATAGTGATGTCCTGGTGGTGTTTGACATTCCAGCGGGAGCCGCTCTCGGCAGGGGGCTGCGCGCTGGCGCTGCTCTCCGGCCGCGCCGTACCCGGGATGCAGTAGTCGTGGTCTCCCGAGCACACGTGGCTGGGGGCTGAGCCAGCCGGGGCAGGCACCGTGCTCTTCCCCtggagcttgctctggggcagtTGTTTGGCTTTTGTGAGCTTGGTGGTCTTCTGGGTCCCTTCCTGGGGTGCGGACCCGGGCGATTTGGTCTTGGCCAGCAGTGAGACAGCAGGCAACGGCTTCCAGAGCTGGTGGGGAGGTGTTGCTGGCGGGGTGAGGCCTGTGGGAGCAGGGAGCTTTCAGGAGTGGACCCAGGCGAAGCAGAGATGGGAGCAGCCACTCACTGCAACCCCCTGGCCGGGACTTCCATCCCAGCTCCCCTCAAGCCCTGGAGACCTCTCCGACCAACCCCAGTCTGGTGACAGTCCCTGCCGGGACACCGCCGGCTCCCCTGCCACAGCCCCCACCTCACTCCCGGGCATTACCTGCCACGTTGGCCAGCTCAGAGGCCTGCAGGCTGTCTGGGGGCTTCCTGTCCTGCTGGTTCTCGGATCTGAGAACAGGAAAGGAGCTTTATCGTAAGCAGCAGCCAAAGCCCTGCCCCTGTCCATACGCCACAGGCACAGGCTCGCAGGGTCATCCAACGCCAGCTGTGGCACTGCTGCAGGACCCAGGGCATGGAGGTGGTCACAGGACACTCAGCACATGCCCtagctgccctgggcagggggacACAAGGGGTCTACAAGAGCCCCAAGACTGGAGCTGGATAGCCCCAACCTACTCATCATTGCCTTCCCCAAACTCTGCCACAGCCCCCTTACTGCCAGCTCTGGCCTCCCGCCCAGCAAGGAGCTGCAGCTCAGACTAGCTTCAGCTCAGTCGCTCCCAGGCCAGTGGATGGAGGCCCTGGGGCAGTTCAGACCCCTGCCAGGACCCAGAGCTGTTCCGCAACACTGCTGAACACAGGGCTCAGGCTCCCGGTGCCACCAGCTGCACAGGCATGTGGAGTGCGACATTGGGCCAGGAGCGCAGAGATCTCCGCACTCACCCAGAGCTTGCCGCCGGCCGCCTGTCCTCGGGGGGCTGCACGGGAGCCTCTTCCTTCTTGGCTGCAAAGACAGCACGTACATGAGGGTGATGGGAGGCCGTGACTggagggcagggggaagagacCCTGCATACAGGCATGCAGAGACCGCTCCAGGCACAGCGAAGGAGATGCTTCGCAGCACCCTGacccagctcctgcaggaagCTGTTGAGTGTCCCCTTTCTTCCCAGGCTCTTCACCGCCCCCCTGGCTGCCCCAGAGATCTCCAGCCACTTccccagggcaggagggagaggaaggcagagcacagAGGTGCCCCAGCACAAGGCACCCGGGCAGGGTAACACCAGCCCACGAAGCCACCCCGCTCCCATCCCGCTGCACAGCCGAGGCCGGCAGGGAGCGCAGACatcccagggatgctggcagggcATGGAGGGAACCCCGCAGGGGATGGCACGCCGCATCCGCACCTTCAGACTTCTCAAACTGCTCCAGCAGGCTGGACAGGTCAGTGGCTTCGATGCCTGGGCCGGGAAGAGAACATGGCAAGTCAGGTCAGCCAGCACCCTCCCGGTGCCGAGGGGACACGCGGTGCCAAGACAGACTGGCCCCATGCTACCCCAGGCCAGCCTGCCCTGGCGGCTGGGCGAGCTCTGGGGAGAAGCAGCCACAACACCCGCAGCAGGAGCTCTACCCTGCACCTCTGGCAGTGGGGACAAGATTGCCtggcccagcagccccagcagagaCCAATCTGGGTGTAAAAAGCCCAAACAACCAACCCAAGGGAAGCCACATCCCAGCAGAGCACTGGGAAGAGACTCAAGAGCACGGGGCAACCCCGCAGGCACGACTTTGCAGGAACACCGGTTGAAAGGAGTCCTGCTACCCACAGCTCCCCGGAGCACCACAGCCTCGCTGGCTGGGGATGCTCTGCCCAGCACCTTGCCATCCTGCTCCCGCTCACCGATCTCGCTGATGAAGGCTTGCACGATGTCCTTGCTGCTGTCGCTGGGCTGCGCCAGGCTGATGAGCGGCTGATGCCTCCATGGCCGCACAGGAGGTGCCCTGGCAGGCAGGCTGCTCTCTCGTCCCGCTTTTACTGGTGCTGCTGTGGCCTGGGTGATGGTCTTCTGGCTGGGGGGCTCCTGCTGGGCAGCTGCCTTGGTCTCCAGCAGGGCCTTCTCTGCTGCACCCCTGCCTGGCCCTAGAGCCTCCTCTATGGGGTGGGTGACAGGAGACTCTCCAAAAGGGACAGCACCAGGGGACACCTCGGTAGGGCTAGAGATGACAGCCAGGGGGGCCTTCGTGAGCTGGGTGGAGgctggagctgggggctcctCCAGGGGCTGGGTGGAAGCAGCTGGGGGGGCTGTCGCCTGCTGGGCTGGAGCCGCAGGAGGGGCCCTGCTGGGGTGGGTAGGGGCTgccaggggctgggcaggggcaggacctGGCGGGGCCTTCGGGAGGGGGGTCTCCCCTGCCAGCCGAGCCTGCCTCCTGGGGTCAGACACCCTGCTGGCCGGCCTGGCCTGGCTGGCTGCGACCCCCGTCTCGCCGGCAGGGGCTGCAGGCGGCTGCGTGGGGAAGGCAGGCGGTTCCAGGCAGCCCGGCGCGAGGGCCGGGGGAGGCTGCCCATGCAGGAGGGCTGCGCCGGGGTGGCTGCcggctgggaaggcagcagcggctgcagcgctctgcagggcagctcctgggtcTCCATATGCCAGGGGAGGCACTGGGGGTGGCAGCGGGATTCCCGGCCAGTAGGATGGGGGGGCCCAGCCTACCGGGGCATAGGGGGTGCCAGGGCCAAAGGGGGGTGGGGGCGGCATGGCAGGCGGAGGCCAGGCCATGGCCGGAGGCGGGAGGCCAGGCACCATGTGAAAAGTATTGGGTGAGCCGGCATTGGGCGGCGGGGGCAAACCGTGGCAGCCCACGGGCTGCGGGCCGAAGCAGGGCCAGGAAGGCACGGATGGGTAGAGGGCGTAAGCACCGGCAGAGGCTGGTGGCATCCCCGCGGGGGCCACCCCCGCAGCTGGGGGCACGTTTGGTGCGACGAAAGGCATCGGTGTTGCGGAGGGCAGTGGAGCAGCCGGGGGCGCTGGAGCTGGAGCCGAAGTGGTGGGAGCTTTGCTGGCGGGAGAAGAGACAGCAACAGGGCTGGCGGGTTTCTCCGGGCTCTTCTGGGTGCCGGCCGTCTCAGCGGCCGGGCGCGTGGGTGATACCAGGCAGGGGATCTCTGCCAGCTCAGTCGGTGGCTCTGGGATGCTGGGCCACTTGCTGGCCACCTGCTTCTCGCTGTCCTTcctgctgccggggccgggctggcgatGCAGCATGCGCATGCGATACTCCCGCAGGCTCAGGGCCTTGGGCTTGGCTTCCTTGGGCAGGCCCTCgcctggctctgccgcctgcaggCTCTGGGGGGGCTCCATGCCCACACCCTGCTCCCCGCTGCGGAGCGGAGAGGCAGCCTCCGAGTTCCTGGTATCTTGACTGACAGGCAGCTGTGCGTCCCCCTTGGCCTCatcctgctctgctgggctgggctgcaccaCTGCCAGCAGGTCCTCCGTGCTTGGTGCAGCCTTCTCCAAAAGCACCATGGTCTCAGCCTTCTCTGCAGCCAGTGCCGCGCTCACTGCTTCCAGCTCCGGCTCCTTCTGAGGCTCCAGGTGCTTTTTTTTAGGTAGGGAGGCCCCCGCTGTGCTTCGGGGcctgccgcggggccgcggggcccggtCAGCACGCAGCTCCATTtgtccctccttcctggctcgtTCCAGCTGCTTGGCCAGGAAGTCCGAGACCTGGATGGAGGGTCGCGCTGCCCGGCGCTGGCTGGTGGGCGGCTGGCCCAGGGCCTGGGGCCGCGTGGAGCTGGCTGAGCGGAGCCGGTGGGCCACGCAGTccctgcctggcctggcctgctCACTTTGGgcttcctccattttctttttccgACTCTTCCTTGCTCTCTCGCGTCCGCGGCCCTTCTCAGAGCCCTCGCGCTTCCCACCAGCCAGCATCTCTGTGCTGCGCTGGGAGCTGCTCTCTGGGTGACCGGCTGCAGGTGCTGTCATCTCCGGTGGGGACTTGCTCTCTGGGGTTGTGCAGGAAGGTTCCTTCTCAAGTggcctcttctcctcctcctccaacttGTTTTCCTGGGCAGGGGCTCCCTGCAGCCCCTTGTTATCCTCCAGAGTTGACTCCTCAGCACTCTTCTCTGCtcccaggagctgtggttccaggtcaGGGAAGCTAGGGGCCAACGGCTGCAGGACCACAGGGATCTCCATGCTCTCCCCCTCACCAGGCACAATTTCCAACAAGACAGGACCATTCAGGAGCTCCTTGGCCACGGGCTCACTCTCAGGGTCCAGGCACACGGTGAAGGTGGGTAGGCAGTAGGGGTGCATGGACTTCACCAGCTCGCTCAGGGACACGTCTCCTGTGTTGATGATACAGGGGTCTTCACGCTCCTCCAGCACTGCTCTGGCCTCGCTCACGCAAAACTCTGCAGCCTCCATGCTGCTGTCTAGCTCTGGGCTCaaagcagcctcctcctcctcttcctctccgtCACTGCGCTGCGGCAGGGGCTGCTCTCGGGCCCAGTGCCGGCCCAGCTTCCTCTCTACCCGTGGAGTGCTGCAGACTTGCTTCTTTGGTAGTGCTGGGTCCTCGAGGCTGTGAGCAGCACGGTCCCAAATCAGGTCTGGGTCGGTCTGAGAAAGGGAACCAGAGCCAGTGTCAGCTCCTTGAACCAGCAGGGCTTTCACCCGAGATGTCCCCGGCACTGGAAAGAGTGGGTCCGCTGCAAGTCTGCAGCAAGACCCCTGGCAGATAAAAACCTGGAATACATGTTCCACCCTCACAATGGCACATTACAGAGCGGGACACCCTCCACCCCATGGGGACTCGGCAGCATCCTCAGTCCTGCACTGCCCCTCTGCCAGGGGGCTTCCCTCCTCCCACTCCAGCCAGGGCTGGCTTCGCCCTGCAGGCATCACATCTGGGAGAGGATGTTTGCACCGGGTACAAGGGCAGGCAGGGACCTGCAGAGCCCAGGGAACAGCTCGCGGCGCGCACATAACATAACGCGTGGGGGAGAGCGAAGGAGAAATCAGAGTCGCCTCCTTCTGCACCACTCCCAACACCGCCGCGCCACGGGCAGCAGCCATGCCACATGTGCACTGACACGTGAGCACAGACCGTGCTGTGCAGCTGCTCTGAAACCACAGCAGTGCTGCAAAGTGAGTCCTACCCTGACCGTGTCTCTCTCAGCGCCGGGGGGCGGCAGCAGGGACACAGTTACCCCAGCACCACCCCAACACTGGCTGCTTCAGCATCCACTGCTCAGCTCTCACCTTCCCAACCACAGAGACACTGCCACCGCTCAGAGGCCTGAGACCCTTGGGAGGCTCCAGGGCAGGGCTCTCACGCTCAAGGGATGGCCGGGATAAGCTGAGAAACTTCTGAAACTGGTGAGAAAATGGACAGAGCATGAAGCAGCAGAACACAAAGTGCCCTTGCAGTTCCTGCAGCAGTTTCTGCctctccccagagctctgctacCCAATGGGGATGGGACAGACCATACCGCAGCCCTGCAGTGGCCTGGCATTTCCACCAGGGAGCAAAAACCTGGCATGCACGCTCCCAGTTGGTCACAGAGACAGACACACTGCTTCCCTAAGCTTCCAGCATATTTCTTGCTCTGCACCAAATTACAGAGCAAAGGCACAGCCCCCCCGAGCTTGCACGGGAgtccctggggcacccagagcTGTCTCAGCCCTTCTCTGACATGCTGCCAGACAGCACGCAGCAGCCCCAGAGACTGCCCTAAAGCACTGGGGACTACCGCTGTGCTCCCTCAGGGCATGCCCATGCCAGGAAGGGGCTTGCCATTGCCAAGTTTGGGCATCTTCCCATGCGTTTTGGGGTTGGGGCTGGCTTTGCCCCAGAACAGGGAGAACCCCGCAACTCACCGAGGGATTCTCCCGCTCCCGAGGCGAAGTCAGCAGCTCTGCGTCCATGATGGTGTCAAAGGGGGACAAGGTCTCATCATCTGTGCTGTCCAGGATCTCCGTGATGGCAGTCAGCAGGGACAGCTCATTCTGTGCATCCAGGCAGGCCTTGTTCTGCTGGAGGAGAAGGCCCAGTCTCACAGAGCAGCAGGGCACAGCAACGGGACTCCGCCCACAGGGGAAGCTgccacccaccccacccccccccccccaaaaagcagcTGTGGCAGTAACCTGAACCAGCCCAGGTCACTGTTTCTCACGTGCACTGCTGTGAGCTTGCTGGGAAGCCCTCCTCGGGCCAGAGCATGCCCCAGGCTGGGAGGGAACCCCAGCGTCCCCATCTGCTGCGACGGCAGGGTGCCCTCTGCGAGCTGGGGTCCACCGGGGGGCTGCATGCATGGATGTTCTACCTCGCTGAGGGAGAGGTCCTCGATGATGGAGATCACAGAGGAGTCAAGGTAGTTCTGCATCGTCCCCAGGATCTCTTCAGCCTCCAGGATGGTTTCTGCATCCAGTGATGTTAAGTTCAAGTCGTCCTCCTCAAGGGAGAAGCACTGGCAAGCAGCAGGGGGAACCAGGTAAACGCTTTGCAAACCATCACCGTGGGGTCTCCCATCACCACCAGCCGTCTCCAGCTGCCAGAGCCGGCTGCAATCTCCGCGAGGCCCATGGGAGGCTGCACACTCCCCGCAGCACACACAGACGTCCAACAGGCTTGTGCTCTGCCAGAGCTGTGTCATGAACAGCAGCTGGACACACAGCAACAACCCCAGCACCTCCAAACCCTCCTGCAAACGTGCAGAGGGGGGCGGTCGGACGCAGCCAAGCTGCAGGTCAGAAGACAGCACACGGGacctttcttccttgctttttggGAGAGGTCTGGACCAGCCCACTACACTGCACAAAGCCCTACACTGTACAATGCCACTTCCGAGACCCTTTCAATCACCACAGATGCCACCATACCAAAAATTCACACCTCGTGCGCTC
This window contains:
- the PPRC1 gene encoding peroxisome proliferator-activated receptor gamma coactivator-related protein 1 isoform X4; protein product: MTQLWQSTSLLDVCVCCGECAASHGPRGDCSRLWQLETAGGDGRPHGDGLQSVYLVPPAACQCFSLEEDDLNLTSLDAETILEAEEILGTMQNYLDSSVISIIEDLSLSEQNKACLDAQNELSLLTAITEILDSTDDETLSPFDTIMDAELLTSPRERENPSTDPDLIWDRAAHSLEDPALPKKQVCSTPRVERKLGRHWAREQPLPQRSDGEEEEEEAALSPELDSSMEAAEFCVSEARAVLEEREDPCIINTGDVSLSELVKSMHPYCLPTFTVCLDPESEPVAKELLNGPVLLEIVPGEGESMEIPVVLQPLAPSFPDLEPQLLGAEKSAEESTLEDNKGLQGAPAQENKLEEEEKRPLEKEPSCTTPESKSPPEMTAPAAGHPESSSQRSTEMLAGGKREGSEKGRGRERARKSRKKKMEEAQSEQARPGRDCVAHRLRSASSTRPQALGQPPTSQRRAARPSIQVSDFLAKQLERARKEGQMELRADRAPRPRGRPRSTAGASLPKKKHLEPQKEPELEAVSAALAAEKAETMVLLEKAAPSTEDLLAVVQPSPAEQDEAKGDAQLPVSQDTRNSEAASPLRSGEQGVGMEPPQSLQAAEPGEGLPKEAKPKALSLREYRMRMLHRQPGPGSRKDSEKQVASKWPSIPEPPTELAEIPCLVSPTRPAAETAGTQKSPEKPASPVAVSSPASKAPTTSAPAPAPPAAPLPSATPMPFVAPNVPPAAGVAPAGMPPASAGAYALYPSVPSWPCFGPQPVGCHGLPPPPNAGSPNTFHMVPGLPPPAMAWPPPAMPPPPPFGPGTPYAPVGWAPPSYWPGIPLPPPVPPLAYGDPGAALQSAAAAAAFPAGSHPGAALLHGQPPPALAPGCLEPPAFPTQPPAAPAGETGVAASQARPASRVSDPRRQARLAGETPLPKAPPGPAPAQPLAAPTHPSRAPPAAPAQQATAPPAASTQPLEEPPAPASTQLTKAPLAVISSPTEVSPGAVPFGESPVTHPIEEALGPGRGAAEKALLETKAAAQQEPPSQKTITQATAAPVKAGRESSLPARAPPVRPWRHQPLISLAQPSDSSKDIVQAFISEIGIEATDLSSLLEQFEKSEAKKEEAPVQPPEDRRPAASSGSENQQDRKPPDSLQASELANVAGLTPPATPPHQLWKPLPAVSLLAKTKSPGSAPQEGTQKTTKLTKAKQLPQSKLQGKSTVPAPAGSAPSHVCSGDHDYCIPGTARPESSASAQPPAESGSRWNVKHHQDITIKPISSLTKRTLDQPKPTPAAPATAVGPSQEPLGKACLAPLDYRTSVPSKAIARGSSPPTSVLLSPAASPCRDQDMRTPSAQPSHAAAKRSLRCYRRPRDSPSPSAGSWRAGRSRASRSFSSSSDGASESSSSSSSSSSRSRSRSFSPPPKRWRRYHSRCSHSSSSRSSCGSCGRSRDRSSSSSSSSSYSSRSTSRSQSRSPSPRRRSNRRRRYSYDAQDHYQRQRILQKERAIEERRVVFIGKIPSRMTRSELRHRFSVFGDIEECTLHFRSEGDNYGFVTYRYAEEAFAAIESGHKLRRPDEQPFDLCFGGRRQFCRRNYADLDSNREDFDPAPVKSKFDSLDFDTLLRQAQRSLRR
- the PPRC1 gene encoding peroxisome proliferator-activated receptor gamma coactivator-related protein 1 isoform X2, with amino-acid sequence MTQLWQSTSLLDVCVCCGECAASHGPRGDCSRLWQLETAGGDGRPHGDGLQSVYLVPPAACQCFSLEEDDLNLTSLDAETILEAEEILGTMQNYLDSSVISIIEDLSLSENKACLDAQNELSLLTAITEILDSTDDETLSPFDTIMDAELLTSPRERENPSFQKFLSLSRPSLERESPALEPPKGLRPLSGGSVSVVGKTDPDLIWDRAAHSLEDPALPKKQVCSTPRVERKLGRHWAREQPLPQRSDGEEEEEEAALSPELDSSMEAAEFCVSEARAVLEEREDPCIINTGDVSLSELVKSMHPYCLPTFTVCLDPESEPVAKELLNGPVLLEIVPGEGESMEIPVVLQPLAPSFPDLEPQLLGAEKSAEESTLEDNKGLQGAPAQENKLEEEEKRPLEKEPSCTTPESKSPPEMTAPAAGHPESSSQRSTEMLAGGKREGSEKGRGRERARKSRKKKMEEAQSEQARPGRDCVAHRLRSASSTRPQALGQPPTSQRRAARPSIQVSDFLAKQLERARKEGQMELRADRAPRPRGRPRSTAGASLPKKKHLEPQKEPELEAVSAALAAEKAETMVLLEKAAPSTEDLLAVVQPSPAEQDEAKGDAQLPVSQDTRNSEAASPLRSGEQGVGMEPPQSLQAAEPGEGLPKEAKPKALSLREYRMRMLHRQPGPGSRKDSEKQVASKWPSIPEPPTELAEIPCLVSPTRPAAETAGTQKSPEKPASPVAVSSPASKAPTTSAPAPAPPAAPLPSATPMPFVAPNVPPAAGVAPAGMPPASAGAYALYPSVPSWPCFGPQPVGCHGLPPPPNAGSPNTFHMVPGLPPPAMAWPPPAMPPPPPFGPGTPYAPVGWAPPSYWPGIPLPPPVPPLAYGDPGAALQSAAAAAAFPAGSHPGAALLHGQPPPALAPGCLEPPAFPTQPPAAPAGETGVAASQARPASRVSDPRRQARLAGETPLPKAPPGPAPAQPLAAPTHPSRAPPAAPAQQATAPPAASTQPLEEPPAPASTQLTKAPLAVISSPTEVSPGAVPFGESPVTHPIEEALGPGRGAAEKALLETKAAAQQEPPSQKTITQATAAPVKAGRESSLPARAPPVRPWRHQPLISLAQPSDSSKDIVQAFISEIGIEATDLSSLLEQFEKSEAKKEEAPVQPPEDRRPAASSGSENQQDRKPPDSLQASELANVAGLTPPATPPHQLWKPLPAVSLLAKTKSPGSAPQEGTQKTTKLTKAKQLPQSKLQGKSTVPAPAGSAPSHVCSGDHDYCIPGTARPESSASAQPPAESGSRWNVKHHQDITIKPISSLTKRTLDQPKPTPAAPATAVGPSQEPLGKACLAPLDYRTSVPSKAIARGSSPPTSVLLSPAASPCRDQDMRTPSAQPSHAAAKRSLRCYRRPRDSPSPSAGSWRAGRSRASRSFSSSSDGASESSSSSSSSSSRSRSRSFSPPPKRWRRYHSRCSHSSSSRSSCGSCGRSRDRSSSSSSSSSYSSRSTSRSQSRSPSPRRRSNRRRRYSYDAQDHYQRQRILQKERAIEERRVVFIGKIPSRMTRSELRHRFSVFGDIEECTLHFRSEGDNYGFVTYRYAEEAFAAIESGHKLRRPDEQPFDLCFGGRRQFCRRNYADLDSNREDFDPAPVKSKFDSLDFDTLLRQAQRSLRR